Genomic window (Aquificaceae bacterium):
AAGAGGAGTATCACAAACAAAAGCTCGTGGAATTTTTCAAGCTAATGAACAGGCTCACGGTGGGAGACCTTAGAAAGAAGGATGCTTGAGCTTGTTATAAACTCCTTTAGAGAGAGTGCGGAGCTTAAGTTGGCTTTTGTGGAGCTTTATGCGGAAAGAATTGTAGAAGTAGGTCAGATAATAGCGAGAGCTTTAAAGGATGGCAATAAGGTGCTTCTCTTTGGCAACGGTGGTAGTGCTGCGGACGCTCAGCACATTGCAGGGGAGATAGTGGGAAGGTTTAAAAGGGAAAGGAGGGCTTTGCCAGCCATAGCCCTTACCACAGACACCTCTATCTTAACTGCGGTAGGAAACGATTATGGCTTTGAGAGTGTATTTGAAAGGCAGATAGAAGCCCTTTGCATGCCGGGGGACATAGCCATAGGCATTAGCACCTCTGGAAATTCACCCAATGTGATAAGAGGTCTCATGAAGGCTCATGACCTGGGTGCCACTACCATAGCTTTTACTGGAAGGGATGGGGGTAAGTTGGTGGATATTGCACACTACAGCTTTGTAGTGCCTTCTTACGATACCGCACGCATTCAAGAATGCCATATAACCCTTGGTCATGTGCTTTGTGAGATAATTGACAGGCTTCTATGAGGGTTCTCCTCTTTGTGAAGGACAGCCAGAGGGCAAGGGAAGTCTCAGAAAGGGTAAAGACGCTTGTAAGGTCTTTTGGGGTTGACTTGGAGGTCTTTATAAATGAGCGTTCAAAGGGAGAAAAGCCAAAGGTTAGGGGCTTTGACTTGCTTGTGGTGGTGGGTGGAGATGGGACTTTTTTGGCTGGTGCAAGGATTGCCTCAAAGGAGGGTGTGCCACTACTGGGCATAAACGTGGGAAGGTTTGGCTTTCTCACAGAAGTGGAGCTGGAGGAAGCGGAAGAGGTTTTTAGACTTCTCTTAGAGGGCAAAATAGAACCACAG
Coding sequences:
- a CDS encoding D-sedoheptulose 7-phosphate isomerase, yielding MLELVINSFRESAELKLAFVELYAERIVEVGQIIARALKDGNKVLLFGNGGSAADAQHIAGEIVGRFKRERRALPAIALTTDTSILTAVGNDYGFESVFERQIEALCMPGDIAIGISTSGNSPNVIRGLMKAHDLGATTIAFTGRDGGKLVDIAHYSFVVPSYDTARIQECHITLGHVLCEIIDRLL